In Papaver somniferum cultivar HN1 chromosome 1, ASM357369v1, whole genome shotgun sequence, a genomic segment contains:
- the LOC113314976 gene encoding ubiquitin-like-specific protease ESD4 — protein sequence MLVDYPDSEDEMDIFIENLVATCGKTKNSVLETFRRPFFGGNKRNNREKEEQVVKDVISVDDDEDGGVDELVVVDEDDEIEVLEGKKKSEGKSELEELFAELTDEEKNEVELALSPHHSQDVLVVYGDIKITGEILQCLGPRRWLNDEVISVYLELLKEREKREPGKFLKCHFFNPFFYQQLAGGVNGYDYKAVKRWTMQKKIGYGLIECDKIFVPIHQKDKMHWCLGVINKKDKKFQYLDSLKGVDNDVFNVLARYYVDEVKDKSGEEVDISTWKFEYVEDLPGQENGCDCGMFVLKYIDFYSRGLVLWFNQKHMAYFRLRTAKEILRLRAD from the coding sequence ATGTTAGTTGATTATCCTGATTCGGAGGATGAGATGGATATATTTATTGAAAATCTAGTAGCTACTTGTGGAAAGACCAAAAATTCTGTACTTGAGACATTTAGGCGGCCTTTTTTTGGAGGTAACAAGAGAAACAACAGGGAGAAAGAGGAACAAGTGGTGAAGGATGTAAtctctgttgatgatgatgaagacggcgGTGTTGATGAATTAGTGGTAgtagatgaggatgatgaaattGAGGTGCTGGAAGGGAAGAAGAAGTCCGAGGGGAAGAGTGAATTGGAAGAACTCTTTGCTGAACTCACAGATGAGGAGAAGAATGAAGTTGAACTTGCACTTTCTCCGCATCACAGCCAAGATGTCTTAGTGGTATATGGGGATATTAAGATTACTGGAGAAATACTGCAATGCTTGGGGCCTCGGCGTTGGTTGAATGATGAGGTTATATCTGTGTATCTTGAATTGCTTAAGGAGAGGGAGAAGAGAGAGCCGGGGAAGTTCTTGAAATGTCATTTTTTCAATCCGTTCTTTTACCAGCAATTGGCTGGTGGGGTGAACGGTTATGATTATAAAGCTGTCAAGAGATGGACTATGCAAAAGAAGATTGGGTATGGTCTTATCGAGTGTGATAAGATATTTGTGCCGATACATCAGAAGGATAAAATGCATTGGTGTTTAGGAGTAATTAACAAGAAGGATAAGAAGTTTCAGTATCTCGATTCACTTAAAGGCGTGGACAACGATGTTTTTAATGTTCTGGCTAGGTATTATGTGGACGAGGTAAAGGATAAGAGTGGAGAAGAAGTTGATATCAGCACTTGGAAATTTGAATATGTCGAAGATCTTCCTGGGCAAGAAAATGGGTGTGATTGTGGCATGTTTGTGCTCAAGTATATCGATTTTTACAGTAGAGGACTTGTACTGTGGTTTAATCAGAAGCATATGGCGTATTTTCGGCTTAGGACGGCCAAGGAAATTTTGAGGTTAAGGGCCGATTGA